One genomic segment of Pseudoalteromonas sp. GCY includes these proteins:
- a CDS encoding Lrp/AsnC family transcriptional regulator has product MVKKQVKLDKINRNILIELQNNSRISNNELSERVGLSPSACLQRVKAMEEAGYILQYVMALDVNKLCINVKAYANIKLKSNTYQNCSVFEKAIKKYPQMVDCLRVNGGIDYIAFVICTSVEEFNEFCDELLQEELGIESITSHFVMDEPKWFGGYPLDKLQWKE; this is encoded by the coding sequence ATGGTGAAGAAGCAGGTTAAACTCGATAAAATTAATCGTAATATTTTAATCGAACTCCAAAATAATTCTCGCATTAGCAATAACGAGCTATCTGAGCGGGTTGGCTTATCGCCGAGTGCCTGTTTACAGCGTGTCAAAGCGATGGAGGAAGCAGGATATATCCTACAGTATGTGATGGCGCTCGATGTAAATAAACTTTGTATTAACGTAAAAGCCTATGCCAACATTAAGCTGAAAAGTAATACTTATCAAAACTGTAGTGTTTTTGAAAAAGCTATTAAGAAATATCCTCAAATGGTCGATTGTTTACGAGTAAATGGTGGCATCGATTACATAGCCTTTGTTATTTGTACTTCTGTAGAAGAGTTTAACGAGTTTTGTGATGAGTTATTGCAAGAAGAATTAGGTATAGAAAGTATCACCAGCCACTTTGTAATGGACGAGCCAAAATGGTTTGGCGGCTACCCCTTAGATAAATTACAATGGAAAGAGTAG
- a CDS encoding TnsA endonuclease N-terminal domain-containing protein: MSKLVVTNKETIRKLNKWKKLIHNLDDYESYLTVRDVNQIGRRHWIYCPIQKLHVHLLSDGELRAYKKLLLQKNIVRIFSQYALDLDETLDISVSLNLIHPRNWQTNVAHVMTTDLLATYRNKEGKEYRIAYTFKYWDQIYKLNTKDEVERINKRTWQKFEIERQYWKRRDVEYRILTERDATKEEAWNFDYFQLAYDFETNIDELKQFCVAFIQAWIVSPRAELQVLLKSLSVAQNHSFQRAQSLFQFSGLHNLLPVNINKFIRLFRPVELLL, translated from the coding sequence ATGTCTAAACTTGTTGTAACCAACAAGGAAACAATCAGAAAGTTAAATAAATGGAAAAAGTTGATTCATAACTTAGATGATTATGAATCATATTTAACTGTTCGCGATGTGAATCAAATCGGTCGCCGTCACTGGATTTATTGTCCAATCCAAAAGCTTCACGTCCACTTATTGTCAGATGGTGAGCTAAGGGCATATAAAAAACTTCTACTTCAAAAGAATATAGTGCGAATCTTTTCTCAATATGCTCTGGATTTGGACGAGACACTCGATATTTCAGTGAGTTTGAATTTGATTCATCCTCGAAATTGGCAAACGAATGTAGCTCATGTAATGACTACAGATCTGCTTGCAACATATAGAAATAAAGAAGGGAAAGAATATCGTATTGCTTACACTTTCAAATATTGGGATCAAATTTATAAATTAAACACTAAAGACGAAGTTGAAAGAATTAACAAAAGAACTTGGCAAAAGTTTGAGATTGAACGTCAATACTGGAAGCGTAGAGATGTTGAGTATCGAATACTGACTGAACGTGATGCAACAAAAGAAGAAGCATGGAACTTTGATTATTTTCAATTAGCTTATGATTTTGAAACTAACATAGATGAATTAAAACAGTTCTGCGTTGCATTTATTCAAGCTTGGATAGTGAGCCCAAGAGCTGAGCTGCAAGTCCTTCTCAAAAGCCTGTCCGTAGCACAAAACCACTCATTTCAGAGAGCTCAGAGCCTGTTCCAATTCTCTGGTTTACATAACCTTCTGCCCGTAAATATCAATAAGTTTATTCGCTTGTTTAGACCCGTGGAGTTGCTGCTATGA
- a CDS encoding Mu transposase C-terminal domain-containing protein, whose product MIFVGQCIVFKSKASTSQNSKETLIRWRVCHVNFHLKKAAVSDMCISEVADNISKPKVFSFNELYKRIKLASEVSSYDLPAEMSYSDKELVRIGRQTWIDKRDYKYQKLAPLTTESVINQYLYGKTSISKEIDELILSEKMAKDKDKDKDKDKDKDKDKDKDKDKDKDKDKDKDKDKDKDKDKDKDKGKRWLTRGVYYNALNRYIVFGCSINALLPTKLKNTGSNYFLPAAPGEDNVKRGRGRADNSKSLSKSIGVTQQHKEQFKQVLAFLNSKEGKKKFASFSYKKAVELYQYNFETSVVVREIDGIEVETRIPFEEQYCLSEEQITYHLKKLIDKKLYVEIRYGNIVYEKDYAARQGAAHDGVIGATHRYEIDATVIDSYVRYPFDVSGQYSMGRPVLYIVIDVYSTMIMGFYIGFDGPNWQGACQALINACSCKVKYAESIGLTIREEDFPSHHMPYQITVDNGNEHPDRVITSVLQSEVGVLGYNFTAVFRGDAKGTVESKFNTLNDTTIHFTPGAITKDLGRGEQHPSNQALLDYDSLRIEIFQTIMLVNNTADRLHRHDINAIRNNIDITPKALFVHSLKQEMNGGRDAKLIERGKIYWAFLPEETATVRADGIYFKGLVYYSDYAKKANWFSKAKHDKAFKIPVKRYKAWTNTIYHKTQDGQYIRFDLKNVNDESPFINQHWEPVLHLLEQFKDKRHKNRLNAKKLRIFKENLSQQLLKLNEQQISDAPENTRTSMQPGVKERQLQFKAIHQLMHQIELYENLSGSNQAESETYINHNQYDDLDEEMN is encoded by the coding sequence ATGATTTTCGTGGGTCAATGCATTGTCTTTAAAAGTAAGGCTTCTACAAGTCAGAATAGTAAAGAAACGCTTATAAGATGGCGAGTTTGTCACGTTAACTTCCATCTCAAAAAGGCTGCTGTCTCTGATATGTGCATATCAGAAGTCGCTGACAACATTTCGAAACCAAAAGTTTTTTCATTTAATGAACTGTATAAGCGCATTAAATTAGCTTCAGAGGTGAGCAGCTATGATCTACCTGCTGAGATGTCGTATTCAGATAAAGAACTAGTGAGAATTGGTCGTCAAACATGGATAGATAAAAGAGACTATAAGTATCAAAAATTAGCGCCTTTAACGACCGAAAGTGTAATTAATCAATACCTTTATGGAAAAACAAGTATCAGCAAAGAAATTGATGAGCTAATTTTGTCTGAAAAAATGGCTAAGGATAAAGATAAGGATAAGGATAAGGATAAGGATAAGGATAAGGATAAGGATAAGGATAAGGATAAGGATAAGGATAAGGATAAGGATAAGGATAAGGATAAGGATAAGGATAAGGATAAGGATAAGGATAAGGGAAAGCGCTGGTTAACACGGGGTGTTTATTACAACGCTTTAAATCGTTACATTGTGTTCGGTTGTTCAATCAATGCGTTATTACCCACTAAATTAAAAAATACCGGATCAAACTATTTTTTACCAGCCGCTCCAGGTGAAGACAATGTAAAGCGCGGTCGCGGACGTGCTGATAATAGCAAAAGCCTCTCAAAATCAATTGGGGTTACACAGCAGCATAAAGAACAATTTAAGCAGGTTTTAGCTTTCTTGAACTCAAAGGAAGGCAAAAAGAAATTTGCATCGTTTAGCTATAAAAAGGCTGTTGAGCTTTATCAATATAACTTTGAAACATCTGTAGTTGTGCGTGAAATTGATGGCATTGAAGTTGAAACTCGTATTCCGTTCGAAGAGCAATATTGTTTATCAGAAGAGCAAATAACATATCATTTGAAAAAGCTAATAGATAAAAAGCTTTATGTCGAAATTCGCTATGGAAACATTGTTTACGAAAAAGATTATGCCGCACGGCAAGGTGCTGCGCATGACGGCGTGATTGGTGCAACTCATCGATATGAAATAGATGCGACAGTGATAGATAGCTATGTTCGTTACCCTTTTGATGTGTCTGGTCAATATTCTATGGGGCGACCGGTTTTGTACATCGTTATTGATGTTTACTCAACGATGATTATGGGGTTTTACATTGGGTTTGATGGGCCTAACTGGCAAGGGGCATGTCAGGCTCTGATTAACGCATGCAGTTGTAAAGTTAAATATGCAGAAAGTATCGGCTTGACAATAAGAGAAGAAGATTTTCCCTCACATCATATGCCGTATCAAATCACCGTTGATAATGGCAATGAGCATCCTGATCGCGTCATAACCTCGGTACTTCAGTCTGAAGTAGGAGTTTTGGGATATAACTTTACAGCTGTGTTTCGCGGAGATGCAAAAGGCACAGTAGAGAGTAAGTTTAACACCTTAAATGACACGACTATTCACTTCACACCTGGAGCAATTACTAAAGATCTTGGTCGAGGAGAGCAACATCCGTCCAATCAAGCACTATTAGATTATGACTCACTAAGAATTGAAATTTTCCAAACCATTATGCTGGTCAATAATACAGCTGATCGGTTACATCGACATGATATTAATGCAATAAGAAACAACATTGATATCACCCCTAAAGCGTTATTTGTTCACAGCTTAAAGCAAGAGATGAACGGCGGACGAGATGCGAAGCTTATTGAGCGAGGGAAAATCTACTGGGCTTTTTTACCTGAAGAAACTGCGACTGTTCGCGCCGATGGAATCTACTTTAAAGGGTTAGTCTATTACTCTGATTACGCAAAAAAAGCTAATTGGTTTTCAAAAGCTAAACATGACAAAGCTTTTAAGATACCAGTCAAACGCTATAAAGCGTGGACAAATACTATCTATCACAAAACTCAGGATGGTCAGTACATTCGCTTTGATTTAAAAAATGTTAATGATGAATCTCCGTTTATTAACCAGCACTGGGAACCGGTACTGCATCTCTTAGAGCAATTTAAAGATAAACGTCATAAGAATCGATTGAATGCTAAAAAGCTTCGAATATTCAAGGAAAATTTATCTCAACAACTTCTAAAGCTCAATGAGCAGCAGATTTCTGATGCGCCAGAAAACACTCGCACAAGCATGCAACCGGGTGTCAAAGAGCGACAACTTCAATTTAAAGCGATTCATCAATTAATGCATCAGATAGAGCTTTATGAAAACCTCTCTGGCAGCAATCAAGCTGAGTCAGAAACTTATATAAATCACAATCAATATGATGATTTAGACGAAGAAATGAATTAA
- a CDS encoding ATP-binding protein: MIKAEYHPHLDPNLNDNPLSETIQVELFEESFLKKLTVITNIVPNFWELPEIYQLTQLRQLTDVYIPDPQAWRIHNKIMSLLLFCYVHRNPFSKTMQILMRKISHSLKHQEMFDGQVAGMSTAPACLVYGESGTGKTTTIRKVLGTIPQAIEHTSYKGEHFKKLQLVWVSFDLPANGSPKAMCANFFRAVDKALGTSYHDIWIGQNDKKYSVDSLMAAMQSIAANHYLGVVHVDELQFMLGYGKIKGSPNLQTLETLFNKIGVPIIQSSTQIGVELFDTLKESDHRLGHDMSTVRRMLNDRQFKFVLHPKSSVHFNNLFDALFPHELLLNNDESNREQFKGKFHELSVSLPAIMVRLALLHHETLKALINKPGQSEKYRSTFDIILLERVYQNQFHLIDSALSALRKGNRKLFEQKIRANNSKKAVYSNEEAKEAKKADKTSEAKLPQVKKSDDTPHSDVKLVDFNLLAQEICTGVGGDE; the protein is encoded by the coding sequence ATGATTAAAGCAGAATATCATCCTCATTTAGATCCAAATTTAAATGACAATCCGCTTTCTGAAACAATTCAAGTTGAATTGTTTGAAGAGTCATTTCTTAAAAAGTTGACTGTTATCACTAACATAGTTCCTAATTTTTGGGAGTTACCTGAGATATATCAATTAACTCAACTTCGACAACTAACAGACGTATATATACCGGATCCTCAGGCTTGGAGAATACATAATAAAATAATGAGCTTATTGCTATTTTGTTATGTTCATCGAAATCCATTTTCAAAAACAATGCAAATTTTAATGAGAAAAATATCGCACTCATTAAAACACCAAGAAATGTTTGATGGTCAAGTAGCAGGGATGTCAACAGCCCCAGCATGTTTAGTGTACGGTGAGTCTGGAACAGGTAAAACAACAACCATTAGGAAGGTTCTTGGCACAATTCCGCAAGCAATTGAGCATACAAGTTACAAAGGCGAGCATTTCAAAAAACTACAGCTGGTCTGGGTCTCATTTGACTTGCCAGCTAATGGCTCACCGAAAGCGATGTGCGCTAATTTTTTTAGAGCGGTCGATAAGGCATTGGGCACTAGCTATCACGACATATGGATAGGGCAAAATGATAAGAAGTACTCAGTTGATAGCTTGATGGCAGCAATGCAGAGTATTGCTGCTAATCATTATCTTGGGGTTGTGCATGTTGATGAACTTCAATTTATGCTCGGGTACGGAAAGATTAAAGGGAGCCCGAATTTACAGACTTTAGAAACACTGTTTAATAAAATAGGCGTACCAATCATACAGAGTTCAACTCAAATTGGAGTTGAGTTATTCGATACACTAAAAGAGTCAGATCATCGACTTGGGCATGATATGTCAACAGTTAGACGTATGCTTAATGATCGTCAGTTTAAATTTGTTTTGCACCCAAAGAGCTCAGTTCATTTTAATAACTTGTTCGATGCGTTATTCCCTCACGAGCTACTATTAAATAACGACGAATCAAATCGAGAACAGTTTAAAGGTAAGTTTCACGAGCTGTCAGTGAGTCTACCAGCGATCATGGTTCGCTTAGCTTTGTTGCATCATGAAACGTTGAAGGCTCTTATCAACAAACCTGGTCAGAGCGAAAAATATCGCTCAACGTTCGATATCATCTTGCTAGAACGCGTATATCAAAATCAATTTCATTTAATTGATTCTGCTCTTTCAGCCTTACGAAAAGGAAATCGTAAATTATTCGAGCAAAAAATCCGAGCTAACAACAGTAAGAAAGCTGTTTACTCTAACGAAGAAGCCAAGGAGGCTAAGAAAGCCGATAAAACCAGTGAAGCGAAATTACCTCAAGTTAAGAAATCCGATGATACCCCGCATTCAGACGTAAAGCTGGTGGATTTTAATTTGCTTGCGCAAGAGATTTGCACTGGAGTGGGTGGCGATGAATAA
- a CDS encoding TniQ family protein has product MNNISMPFLFPGEHLLSSLARWFDIQGRNDFLMTCKPYFPNINQLNPSVIWRPIYAELLSHYIDTYGVDKIINEHTLLPFYRYFLSEQDAANLNEQGYLLSGGKVQVGMQTHVKSAYHWRWCNECVQADCDQYGTTYWHACHQIPSIQRCYKHQTPLISGCKHCGFEYKHFQRHSLPPENDRCLECEHQLLPSSLALYPDSHWLDAISLALYQNPLQLSIEDLRGLMRDKLGYKELPRNLSVAQRLDVSTMQTNFEQSLNDAVFDIYFKRSRGDIFSVGQKVLNIVTFAYRDARIPPISILLMLKSLKLDDIFKLVMDSRDES; this is encoded by the coding sequence ATGAATAACATTTCAATGCCTTTCCTGTTTCCAGGAGAGCACCTTCTTAGCAGTTTAGCGCGATGGTTTGATATACAAGGACGTAATGATTTTTTGATGACTTGCAAGCCTTACTTCCCAAACATCAATCAACTTAACCCTTCAGTAATCTGGCGACCTATTTATGCAGAGCTGCTTTCACATTACATTGATACTTATGGTGTTGATAAGATCATCAATGAGCATACTTTACTGCCGTTTTACAGGTACTTCTTATCTGAGCAAGATGCGGCGAATTTAAATGAGCAGGGTTATTTGTTATCAGGGGGGAAAGTTCAAGTAGGAATGCAGACTCATGTAAAATCAGCTTATCATTGGCGATGGTGTAATGAATGTGTTCAGGCTGATTGTGACCAATATGGGACAACGTATTGGCATGCATGTCATCAAATACCGAGCATTCAACGCTGTTATAAACATCAAACGCCATTAATAAGTGGGTGCAAACATTGTGGATTTGAATACAAGCATTTTCAACGACACAGCTTACCTCCTGAAAATGATCGCTGTCTTGAGTGTGAACATCAACTACTTCCAAGTAGCTTAGCTCTTTATCCCGACTCTCACTGGCTTGATGCAATAAGTTTAGCTCTTTATCAAAACCCTTTGCAGTTGAGTATCGAAGATTTAAGAGGGCTAATGAGAGACAAACTTGGTTACAAGGAACTTCCTAGAAATCTCAGTGTAGCGCAACGCCTTGATGTTTCAACGATGCAAACTAATTTTGAGCAAAGCTTAAATGACGCTGTTTTTGATATTTATTTCAAACGCTCTAGGGGCGATATTTTCTCTGTCGGTCAAAAGGTATTGAATATTGTTACTTTTGCGTATCGTGATGCAAGGATCCCACCGATCAGCATTCTTTTGATGCTCAAATCGTTAAAACTTGATGATATTTTCAAGTTAGTGATGGACTCTCGTGATGAAAGCTGA
- a CDS encoding TnsD family Tn7-like transposition protein, with product MKAEYFCPPIYMGESVYSWLSRWIIGMPFPCITQGQNLLLGSRNKQMNAQFPGYLPQLAAQSGLTLSQLINDHTLIPYFKHFCQANDYASLLKDVKNGDTCATFSKMSLTASRIHPKHANNYCPMCVQEDIERYGVTFWHVSHFLPGVTSCVKHGIDLISVDIPRRALSTPPESDLKTEFKASPPKACLLANLSFSLLTEVNSLGDGIKAAETYRTKLVELGFAANVNSIHQRELRESLEGFWEPILDSYEVALIFNLGQGITFPSCLFYQADSHHHPLLHLLMIGMLFGSIEGFKDYGQCSGNQTLEVQTPSLEKERFIQKENQALEALKAGESLRKASSYSGLSVIKVKQLAIQNNIFIDRREQFIFAYERKVIVEQLRQGIPTKVIAQAFGCSIGAVEQLLSQHPDVVELRKYRRYQIKRGKHRARLLAFLKQEPNSTRGNIQNAIRAAYTWLFKRDKAWLYSHLPKRVRYRYWPRK from the coding sequence ATGAAAGCTGAGTATTTCTGTCCGCCTATCTATATGGGGGAGAGCGTTTATAGTTGGTTATCTCGTTGGATTATTGGAATGCCTTTTCCTTGTATTACACAAGGTCAAAACCTTTTGTTAGGCAGTCGAAACAAGCAAATGAATGCGCAATTTCCTGGATACCTACCTCAACTTGCAGCGCAATCAGGGTTGACTCTTTCTCAGTTGATTAATGATCACACGTTAATTCCTTACTTTAAACATTTTTGCCAAGCTAACGATTATGCATCTTTGTTAAAAGACGTAAAAAATGGTGATACATGTGCAACGTTTTCAAAGATGTCATTAACTGCGAGCCGAATTCATCCAAAGCATGCTAACAATTATTGCCCTATGTGTGTTCAGGAGGATATTGAGCGCTATGGGGTGACATTTTGGCATGTTAGCCATTTTTTGCCTGGTGTGACTTCGTGCGTTAAGCACGGAATAGATTTAATTAGTGTGGATATACCTCGTAGAGCACTCTCAACGCCACCTGAGAGCGATTTAAAGACAGAGTTTAAAGCATCTCCCCCTAAGGCTTGTCTTTTGGCTAATTTGAGCTTCTCGTTGCTTACAGAGGTGAATTCTTTGGGGGATGGCATTAAAGCCGCTGAAACTTATCGTACTAAGCTCGTTGAACTTGGATTTGCAGCCAATGTGAATTCAATACACCAACGTGAATTAAGGGAAAGCTTAGAGGGGTTTTGGGAGCCTATTTTAGATAGCTATGAAGTGGCGCTTATCTTTAATCTGGGGCAAGGGATCACTTTCCCTTCTTGTCTTTTTTATCAAGCTGACTCTCATCACCACCCGTTATTACACCTTTTAATGATTGGAATGTTGTTTGGCTCAATTGAGGGGTTTAAGGATTATGGGCAATGCAGTGGAAATCAAACTCTTGAAGTGCAGACACCAAGTTTAGAGAAAGAGCGATTTATACAAAAAGAAAATCAAGCGTTAGAGGCTTTGAAAGCGGGGGAAAGTTTAAGGAAAGCTAGTTCATATAGCGGCCTGAGTGTGATTAAGGTTAAACAGCTAGCGATTCAGAACAATATCTTCATAGATAGGCGTGAACAATTCATCTTCGCCTATGAACGAAAAGTTATTGTAGAGCAATTGCGCCAAGGGATACCCACAAAGGTCATAGCGCAAGCATTTGGTTGCTCCATTGGTGCTGTTGAGCAGTTATTGTCACAGCATCCTGACGTTGTAGAGCTAAGAAAATATAGGCGGTATCAGATAAAGCGTGGCAAACACCGCGCTAGATTACTCGCGTTTTTAAAGCAAGAGCCCAATAGTACGCGAGGGAATATCCAAAATGCTATAAGAGCAGCATACACTTGGTTGTTTAAGAGGGATAAAGCTTGGCTGTATTCACATTTACCGAAGCGCGTTCGTTATAGATACTGGCCAAGAAAGTGA